A genomic region of Paramormyrops kingsleyae isolate MSU_618 chromosome 19, PKINGS_0.4, whole genome shotgun sequence contains the following coding sequences:
- the LOC111844404 gene encoding brain-enriched guanylate kinase-associated protein-like isoform X4, giving the protein MEAKMTIQKLREDNDLYRKDCNLAAQLLQCNKSHYRAHELSELPAEFQERVNLQMEASPLRHSPYSDSVPTSVIAKVLEKPEPGVASRAASPMPPMPPELPRLPGSPVSSERLTLRMVYRSDVYSSDTALYCSDEHEHQELCQSMELHEHQELCQSMELHERESSPFQAHNSTDSNPEEEALLHSSFSQEPFLEFAGSLPPSSSYSSFSGASDEKPRPPSSNLSSPQQAAYMEWRDGDYEHKSNSSYEKDSPGFTESHSFQQVAHAYQNSSSPATVPDSPLHMRAASACFGEPFPARRIPSSYSVGSYRRYRDPRGTTHDPSDELGVRWRQLSVEDLNAYSYASTGRVSPYSFSEQHYVVRPGKVKLGPLYSSLQESGNVYSNVPEPEPAASSPSPEHDPTLSEQEHLYLVKEDDLFDSGSPKDEENMAGSMKEYVHISPNSSNESLNPRALEVRELQPYPVERQSPALLSQSLPQYQQFGSLGLSRKDSLTKAQLYGTLMN; this is encoded by the exons ATGGAGGCTAAGATGACCATCCAAAAGCTCCGTGAGGACAAT GACCTGTACAGGAAGGACTGTAACCTGGCTGCACAGCTGCTGCAATGCAACAAGTCTCACTACCGAGCCCACGAGCTTTCGGAG CTCCCTGCAGAGTTCCAAGAGCGTGTCAACTTGCAGATGGAGGCGTCCCCCCTCCGCCACTCACCCTACTCCGACTCGGTGCCCACCTCCGTCATCGCTAAAGTGCTGGAGAAGCCAGAACCCGGCGTGGCCTCCAGGGCTGCCAGCCCCATGCCCCCCATGCCCCCCGAGCTGCCCCGCCTGCCCGGCAGCCCGGTGAGCAGTGAGCGCCTCACCCTGCGCATGGTCTACAGGTCGGACGTGTATAGCAGCGACACAGCGCTCTACTGCTCCGATGAGCATGAGCACCAGGAGCTCTGCCAGAGCATGGAGCTGCACGAGCACCAGGAGCTCTGCCAGAGCATGGAGCTGCACGAGCGGGAGTCCAGCCCCTTCCAGGCCCACAACTCCACCGACAGCAACCCTGAGGAGGAGGCTCTCCTCCACTCCAGCTTTTCCCAGGAGCCATTTCTGGAGTTTGCCGGCTCGCTGCCGCCGTCCAGCTCCTACTCCAGTTTCAGTGGTGCTTCGGACgagaagccccgcccccccagcagcaACCTGTCCTCCCCCCAGCAGGCCGCATACATGGAATGGCGGGATGGCGACTATGAGCACAAGAGCAACTCGTCCTACGAGAAGGACAGCCCCGGCTTTACTGAGTCGCACAGTTTCCAGCAGGTGGCTCACGCTTACCAGAACAGCAGCTCACCGGCGACGGTGCCGGACTCCCCGCTGCACATGCGTGCTGCCTCTGCCTGCTTCGGCGAGCCCTTTCCCGCTCGCCGCATCCCATCCTCCTACAGCGTGGGCTCTTACAGGCGGTATCGGGATCCCCGTGGCACTACTCATGACCCCAGTGATGAGCTGGGTGTCCGCTGGAGGCAGCTGAGTGTGGAGGACCTGAACGCCTACTCCTATGCCAGCACCGGGCGCGTTTCGCCTTACAGTTTCTCAGAACAGCACTACGTGGTGCGACCCGGGAAGGTGAAGCTGGGCCCCCTCTACAGCAGTCTGCAAGAGAGCGGCAACGTCTACAGCAACGTGCCAGAACCCGAGCCGGCTGCCTCCAGCCCGAGTCCGGAGCACGACCCCACCCTGTCTGAGCAGGAGCACCTGTACCTCGTCAAGGAAGATGACCTTTTCGACTCAGGAAGCCCCAAGGACGAGGAGAACATGGCAGGCAGCATGAAGGAGTATGTACACATCAGTCCCAACAGCTCCAACGAGTCCCTAAACCCGAGGGCGCTGGAGGTTCGCGAGCTGCAGCCCTACCCGGTGGAGAGGCAGAGCCCGGCCCTGCTCAGCCAGTCTCTGCCACAGTATCAGCAGTTCGGAAGCCTGGGACTCTCCAGGAAAGACAGCCTGACCAAGGCCCAGCTGTATGGGACACTGATGAACTGA
- the LOC111844404 gene encoding brain-enriched guanylate kinase-associated protein-like isoform X3, whose product MQHCRGLTRIWRIKYRERIRPGHSRRTLLRSRRNIIIIITIIIITTTIIVTTTIIVTIFVLLSQHHDDEKRALSREIVILNNHLMEAKMTIQKLREDNDLYRKDCNLAAQLLQCNKSHYRAHELSELPAEFQERVNLQMEASPLRHSPYSDSVPTSVIAKVLEKPEPGVASRAASPMPPMPPELPRLPGSPVSSERLTLRMVYRSDVYSSDTALYCSDEHEHQELCQSMELHEHQELCQSMELHERESSPFQAHNSTDSNPEEEALLHSSFSQEPFLEFAGSLPPSSSYSSFSGASDEKPRPPSSNLSSPQQAAYMEWRDGDYEHKSNSSYEKDSPGFTESHSFQQVAHAYQNSSSPATVPDSPLHMRAASACFGEPFPARRIPSSYSVGSYRRYRDPRGTTHDPSDELGVRWRQLSVEDLNAYSYASTGRVSPYSFSEQHYVVRPGKVKLGPLYSSLQESGNVYSNVPEPEPAASSPSPEHDPTLSEQEHLYLVKEDDLFDSGSPKDEENMAGSMKEYVHISPNSSNESLNPRALEVRELQPYPVERQSPALLSQSLPQYQQFGSLGLSRKDSLTKAQLYGTLMN is encoded by the exons GATTCGACCAGGCCACAGCCGGCGCACGCTGCTGCGGTCACG GAGaaatatcatcatcatcatcaccatcatcatcatcaccaccaccatcatcgtcaccaccaccatcatcgtCACCATATTCGTTCTCCTG TCTCAGCACCATGATGACGAGAAAAGAGCCCTCAGTCGCGAGATCGTCATCCTCAACAACCATCTCATGGAGGCTAAGATGACCATCCAAAAGCTCCGTGAGGACAAT GACCTGTACAGGAAGGACTGTAACCTGGCTGCACAGCTGCTGCAATGCAACAAGTCTCACTACCGAGCCCACGAGCTTTCGGAG CTCCCTGCAGAGTTCCAAGAGCGTGTCAACTTGCAGATGGAGGCGTCCCCCCTCCGCCACTCACCCTACTCCGACTCGGTGCCCACCTCCGTCATCGCTAAAGTGCTGGAGAAGCCAGAACCCGGCGTGGCCTCCAGGGCTGCCAGCCCCATGCCCCCCATGCCCCCCGAGCTGCCCCGCCTGCCCGGCAGCCCGGTGAGCAGTGAGCGCCTCACCCTGCGCATGGTCTACAGGTCGGACGTGTATAGCAGCGACACAGCGCTCTACTGCTCCGATGAGCATGAGCACCAGGAGCTCTGCCAGAGCATGGAGCTGCACGAGCACCAGGAGCTCTGCCAGAGCATGGAGCTGCACGAGCGGGAGTCCAGCCCCTTCCAGGCCCACAACTCCACCGACAGCAACCCTGAGGAGGAGGCTCTCCTCCACTCCAGCTTTTCCCAGGAGCCATTTCTGGAGTTTGCCGGCTCGCTGCCGCCGTCCAGCTCCTACTCCAGTTTCAGTGGTGCTTCGGACgagaagccccgcccccccagcagcaACCTGTCCTCCCCCCAGCAGGCCGCATACATGGAATGGCGGGATGGCGACTATGAGCACAAGAGCAACTCGTCCTACGAGAAGGACAGCCCCGGCTTTACTGAGTCGCACAGTTTCCAGCAGGTGGCTCACGCTTACCAGAACAGCAGCTCACCGGCGACGGTGCCGGACTCCCCGCTGCACATGCGTGCTGCCTCTGCCTGCTTCGGCGAGCCCTTTCCCGCTCGCCGCATCCCATCCTCCTACAGCGTGGGCTCTTACAGGCGGTATCGGGATCCCCGTGGCACTACTCATGACCCCAGTGATGAGCTGGGTGTCCGCTGGAGGCAGCTGAGTGTGGAGGACCTGAACGCCTACTCCTATGCCAGCACCGGGCGCGTTTCGCCTTACAGTTTCTCAGAACAGCACTACGTGGTGCGACCCGGGAAGGTGAAGCTGGGCCCCCTCTACAGCAGTCTGCAAGAGAGCGGCAACGTCTACAGCAACGTGCCAGAACCCGAGCCGGCTGCCTCCAGCCCGAGTCCGGAGCACGACCCCACCCTGTCTGAGCAGGAGCACCTGTACCTCGTCAAGGAAGATGACCTTTTCGACTCAGGAAGCCCCAAGGACGAGGAGAACATGGCAGGCAGCATGAAGGAGTATGTACACATCAGTCCCAACAGCTCCAACGAGTCCCTAAACCCGAGGGCGCTGGAGGTTCGCGAGCTGCAGCCCTACCCGGTGGAGAGGCAGAGCCCGGCCCTGCTCAGCCAGTCTCTGCCACAGTATCAGCAGTTCGGAAGCCTGGGACTCTCCAGGAAAGACAGCCTGACCAAGGCCCAGCTGTATGGGACACTGATGAACTGA
- the LOC111844404 gene encoding brain-enriched guanylate kinase-associated protein-like isoform X2 encodes MQHCRGLTRIWRIKYRERIRPGHSRRTLLRSRRRNIIIIITIIIITTTIIVTTTIIVTIFVLLSQHHDDEKRALSREIVILNNHLMEAKMTIQKLREDNDLYRKDCNLAAQLLQCNKSHYRAHELSELPAEFQERVNLQMEASPLRHSPYSDSVPTSVIAKVLEKPEPGVASRAASPMPPMPPELPRLPGSPVSSERLTLRMVYRSDVYSSDTALYCSDEHEHQELCQSMELHEHQELCQSMELHERESSPFQAHNSTDSNPEEEALLHSSFSQEPFLEFAGSLPPSSSYSSFSGASDEKPRPPSSNLSSPQQAAYMEWRDGDYEHKSNSSYEKDSPGFTESHSFQQVAHAYQNSSSPATVPDSPLHMRAASACFGEPFPARRIPSSYSVGSYRRYRDPRGTTHDPSDELGVRWRQLSVEDLNAYSYASTGRVSPYSFSEQHYVVRPGKVKLGPLYSSLQESGNVYSNVPEPEPAASSPSPEHDPTLSEQEHLYLVKEDDLFDSGSPKDEENMAGSMKEYVHISPNSSNESLNPRALEVRELQPYPVERQSPALLSQSLPQYQQFGSLGLSRKDSLTKAQLYGTLMN; translated from the exons GATTCGACCAGGCCACAGCCGGCGCACGCTGCTGCGGTCACG TAGGAGaaatatcatcatcatcatcaccatcatcatcatcaccaccaccatcatcgtcaccaccaccatcatcgtCACCATATTCGTTCTCCTG TCTCAGCACCATGATGACGAGAAAAGAGCCCTCAGTCGCGAGATCGTCATCCTCAACAACCATCTCATGGAGGCTAAGATGACCATCCAAAAGCTCCGTGAGGACAAT GACCTGTACAGGAAGGACTGTAACCTGGCTGCACAGCTGCTGCAATGCAACAAGTCTCACTACCGAGCCCACGAGCTTTCGGAG CTCCCTGCAGAGTTCCAAGAGCGTGTCAACTTGCAGATGGAGGCGTCCCCCCTCCGCCACTCACCCTACTCCGACTCGGTGCCCACCTCCGTCATCGCTAAAGTGCTGGAGAAGCCAGAACCCGGCGTGGCCTCCAGGGCTGCCAGCCCCATGCCCCCCATGCCCCCCGAGCTGCCCCGCCTGCCCGGCAGCCCGGTGAGCAGTGAGCGCCTCACCCTGCGCATGGTCTACAGGTCGGACGTGTATAGCAGCGACACAGCGCTCTACTGCTCCGATGAGCATGAGCACCAGGAGCTCTGCCAGAGCATGGAGCTGCACGAGCACCAGGAGCTCTGCCAGAGCATGGAGCTGCACGAGCGGGAGTCCAGCCCCTTCCAGGCCCACAACTCCACCGACAGCAACCCTGAGGAGGAGGCTCTCCTCCACTCCAGCTTTTCCCAGGAGCCATTTCTGGAGTTTGCCGGCTCGCTGCCGCCGTCCAGCTCCTACTCCAGTTTCAGTGGTGCTTCGGACgagaagccccgcccccccagcagcaACCTGTCCTCCCCCCAGCAGGCCGCATACATGGAATGGCGGGATGGCGACTATGAGCACAAGAGCAACTCGTCCTACGAGAAGGACAGCCCCGGCTTTACTGAGTCGCACAGTTTCCAGCAGGTGGCTCACGCTTACCAGAACAGCAGCTCACCGGCGACGGTGCCGGACTCCCCGCTGCACATGCGTGCTGCCTCTGCCTGCTTCGGCGAGCCCTTTCCCGCTCGCCGCATCCCATCCTCCTACAGCGTGGGCTCTTACAGGCGGTATCGGGATCCCCGTGGCACTACTCATGACCCCAGTGATGAGCTGGGTGTCCGCTGGAGGCAGCTGAGTGTGGAGGACCTGAACGCCTACTCCTATGCCAGCACCGGGCGCGTTTCGCCTTACAGTTTCTCAGAACAGCACTACGTGGTGCGACCCGGGAAGGTGAAGCTGGGCCCCCTCTACAGCAGTCTGCAAGAGAGCGGCAACGTCTACAGCAACGTGCCAGAACCCGAGCCGGCTGCCTCCAGCCCGAGTCCGGAGCACGACCCCACCCTGTCTGAGCAGGAGCACCTGTACCTCGTCAAGGAAGATGACCTTTTCGACTCAGGAAGCCCCAAGGACGAGGAGAACATGGCAGGCAGCATGAAGGAGTATGTACACATCAGTCCCAACAGCTCCAACGAGTCCCTAAACCCGAGGGCGCTGGAGGTTCGCGAGCTGCAGCCCTACCCGGTGGAGAGGCAGAGCCCGGCCCTGCTCAGCCAGTCTCTGCCACAGTATCAGCAGTTCGGAAGCCTGGGACTCTCCAGGAAAGACAGCCTGACCAAGGCCCAGCTGTATGGGACACTGATGAACTGA